One Prunus dulcis chromosome 8, ALMONDv2, whole genome shotgun sequence DNA window includes the following coding sequences:
- the LOC117638847 gene encoding uncharacterized protein LOC117638847 isoform X1: MASSVTDDMIESMETEKIKKYLFQIAMKSQWKEVVRTYRLNREAHKAKITRTGDTALHIAVSDRQEDHVEELVKLISPDKLERQNERGNTPLHFAASMGNLRMCACIAERHPLLVGAPNDDNETPLFLAALHGKKNAFLCLHYIYIKSPDREQKRFNYCRRKDGDTILHCAISGDYFDLAFQIIKLYGDLANSVNEQGFSPLHLLAAKPSAFKSGSHLSPTDRIIYHCIYVDELRMERPDSYNQGIIKTFKEEKDPNYPENYQTCINFIRLFWNLIRFVSSSCQKADPETPVEPKSHQSFDSFPANYRICFEYVKLLSKAMLIVLGLGSTQIRKIREKKEKHKWSVQIMNELLTRTSMYLYEYEDSGMNPAPRKDKEETQPYEIVDGGDVIMGRESIIELPKDDDKKEIGEGSSGEATEKKTVKLLAKKETPILIAAKSGVTEMVEKILELFPVAIHDTNTEKKNVVLLAVENRQPHVYQLLLKRNVLKDSVFGKVDDQGNSALHLAAKLEEHKPWLIPGAALQMQWEIKCIMQYVKNSMPLHFFARHNRIGQTARDLFTESHKNIVKDGGQWLTNTSESCSVVAALIATVAFATATTVPGGIKEDSGKPTLENQPAFDVFAIASLVALCFSVTAMVMFLSILTSRYQEKDFGKGLPRKLLVGLTSLFVSIASMLVSFCAGHFFVLKDKLKYAVFPVYALTCLPVTFFAMVQFPLYVDLIWATFKKVPRRSYKVASL; the protein is encoded by the exons ATGGCTTCTTCTGTCACGGATGACATGATCGAGAGTATGGAGACCGAGAAGATCAAGAAATACTTGTTCCAAATAGCCATGAAAAGCCAATGGAAAGAAGTTGTGAGAACCTATAGGCTGAACCGGGAGGCTCACAAGGCGAAGATCACCAGGACAGGTGACACAGCATTGCACATAGCAGTGTCCGACCGGCAAGAAGATCATGTTGAAGAACTGGTAAAACTAATTTCCCCTGATAAGCTCGAAAGGCAAAACGAGCGAGGGAACACCCCTCTCCATTTTGCAGCATCAATGGGGAATTTGAGGATGTGTGCATGCATTGCCGAACGCCATCCGTTGCTGGTTGGTGCTCCTAATGACGACAACGAGACTCCTCTCTTCTTGGCCGCTCTCCATGGTAAAAAAAATGCCTTCTTATGCCTCCACTACATCTACATCAAGAGCCCAGATCGTGAGCAGAAACGCTTCAACTATTGTAGGAGGAAGGACGGCGACACTATCTTGCATTGTGCAATTTCTGGGGACTACTTTG ATCTGGCATTTCAGATAATTAAACTTTATGGAGATCTTGCTAATAGTGTGAATGAGCAAGGGTTTTCCCCTCTCCATCTTCTGGCCGCTAAGCCTTCTGCCTTCAAAAGTGGCAGCCACCTTAGCCCAACCGACAGAATCATATACCACT GTATATATGTGGATGAGCTCAGGATGGAGCGACCGGATAGCTATAATCAGGGGATAATTAAGACGTTCAAAGAGGAAAAGGATCCAAACTATCCAGAAAACTACCAGACATGCATCAACTTCATTAGGTTGTTCTGGAATTTGATTCGCTTTG TTAGCTCGAGCTGTCAGAAAGCAGATCCTGAGACGCCTGTTGAACCCAAGA GTCACCAATCATTTGATTCATTTCCTGCTAACTACCGCATCTGCTTTGAGTATGTCAAACTTTTATCAAAGGCAATGCTGATTGTTCTTGGACTAG GGTCTACGCAGATAAGAAAGAtaagggaaaagaaagaaaagcacAAATGGTCAGTTCAGATCATGAATGAACTGCTAACACGTACTTCCATGTATTTGTATGAGTACGAAGACAGCGGTATGAATCCGGCGCCCCGCAAAGACAAGGAAGAGACACAGCCTTATGAAATTGTCGATGGCGGTGACGTCATCATGGGACGTGAAAGCATTATTGAACTTCCAAAAGATGATGATAAAAAGGAGATTGGAGAAG GGTCATCAGGAGAAGCGACAGAGAAGAAGACTGTTAAGTTATTGGCAAAGAAGGAGACACCGATATTGATTGCAGCGAAAAGTGGTGTGACTGAAATGGTGGAGAAGATCCTGGAACTTTTTCCGGTGGCCATCCACGACACGAACACAGAGAAAAAGAATGTGGTGCTGTTGGCGGTGGAGAACAGGCAGCCCCATGTGTACCAGCTCTTGCTAAAGAGGAATGTTTTGAAAGACAGTGTGTTCGGTAAAGTGGATGACCAAGGAAACAGTGCTTTGCATCTCGCAGCAAAGCTAGAGGAGCATAAGCCTTGGCTCATTCCTGGAGCTGCGCTGCAAATGCAATGGGAAATCAAATG CATTATGCAGTACGTGAAAAACTCCATGCCACTGCACTTCTTTGCCCGCCACAATAGAATAGGCCAGACGGCAAGGGACCTCTTCACCGAATCCCACAAAAATATCGTGAAAGACGGAGGGCAGTGGCTCACCAACACTTCCGAGTCCTGCTCCGTCGTCGCCGCCCTCATTGCCACCGTGGCCTTCGCTACCGCAACCACCGTCCCCGGCGGCATCAAAGAGGACAGCGGCAAACCGACCCTCGAAAACCAGCCAGCTTTCGACGTGTTCGCCATTGCATCACTGGTGGCCCTCTGCTTCTCCGTCACGGCCATGGTGATGTTCCTGTCCATTCTGACGTCACGGTATCAAGAGAAGGACTTCGGCAAAGGCCTGCCCAGGAAGCTCCTGGTAGGGCTGACGTCGCTGTTCGTGTCCATAGCTTCCATGCTGGTTTCTTTCTGCGCGGGGCATTTCTTCGTGCTTAAAGATAAGCTGAAATACGCTGTGTTTCCGGTTTATGCCCTCACCTGCTTGCCTGTGACGTTTTTTGCGATGGTGCAGTTTCCGCTCTACGTTGATCTCATTTGGGCTACCTTTAAGAAGGTACCGCGGAGGAGTTACAAGGTTGCTTCGCTTTAG
- the LOC117638847 gene encoding uncharacterized protein LOC117638847 isoform X3 has translation MASSVTDDMIESMETEKIKKYLFQIAMKSQWKEVVRTYRLNREAHKAKITRTGDTALHIAVSDRQEDHVEELVKLISPDKLERQNERGNTPLHFAASMGNLRMCACIAERHPLLVGAPNDDNETPLFLAALHGKKNAFLCLHYIYIKSPDREQKRFNYCRRKDGDTILHCAISGDYFDLAFQIIKLYGDLANSVNEQGFSPLHLLAAKPSAFKSGSHLSPTDRIIYHCIYVDELRMERPDSYNQGIIKTFKEEKDPNYPENYQTCINFIRLFWNLIRFVSSSCQKADPETPVEPKSHQSFDSFPANYRICFEYVKLLSKAMLIVLGLGSTQIRKIREKKEKHKWSVQIMNELLTRTSMYLYEYEDSGMNPAPRKDKEETQPYEIVDGGDVIMGRESIIELPKDDDKKEIGEGEATEKKTVKLLAKKETPILIAAKSGVTEMVEKILELFPVAIHDTNTEKKNVVLLAVENRQPHVYQLLLKRNVLKDSVFGKVDDQGNSALHLAAKLEEHKPWLIPGAALQMQWEIKCIMQYVKNSMPLHFFARHNRIGQTARDLFTESHKNIVKDGGQWLTNTSESCSVVAALIATVAFATATTVPGGIKEDSGKPTLENQPAFDVFAIASLVALCFSVTAMVMFLSILTSRYQEKDFGKGLPRKLLVGLTSLFVSIASMLVSFCAGHFFVLKDKLKYAVFPVYALTCLPVTFFAMVQFPLYVDLIWATFKKVPRRSYKVASL, from the exons ATGGCTTCTTCTGTCACGGATGACATGATCGAGAGTATGGAGACCGAGAAGATCAAGAAATACTTGTTCCAAATAGCCATGAAAAGCCAATGGAAAGAAGTTGTGAGAACCTATAGGCTGAACCGGGAGGCTCACAAGGCGAAGATCACCAGGACAGGTGACACAGCATTGCACATAGCAGTGTCCGACCGGCAAGAAGATCATGTTGAAGAACTGGTAAAACTAATTTCCCCTGATAAGCTCGAAAGGCAAAACGAGCGAGGGAACACCCCTCTCCATTTTGCAGCATCAATGGGGAATTTGAGGATGTGTGCATGCATTGCCGAACGCCATCCGTTGCTGGTTGGTGCTCCTAATGACGACAACGAGACTCCTCTCTTCTTGGCCGCTCTCCATGGTAAAAAAAATGCCTTCTTATGCCTCCACTACATCTACATCAAGAGCCCAGATCGTGAGCAGAAACGCTTCAACTATTGTAGGAGGAAGGACGGCGACACTATCTTGCATTGTGCAATTTCTGGGGACTACTTTG ATCTGGCATTTCAGATAATTAAACTTTATGGAGATCTTGCTAATAGTGTGAATGAGCAAGGGTTTTCCCCTCTCCATCTTCTGGCCGCTAAGCCTTCTGCCTTCAAAAGTGGCAGCCACCTTAGCCCAACCGACAGAATCATATACCACT GTATATATGTGGATGAGCTCAGGATGGAGCGACCGGATAGCTATAATCAGGGGATAATTAAGACGTTCAAAGAGGAAAAGGATCCAAACTATCCAGAAAACTACCAGACATGCATCAACTTCATTAGGTTGTTCTGGAATTTGATTCGCTTTG TTAGCTCGAGCTGTCAGAAAGCAGATCCTGAGACGCCTGTTGAACCCAAGA GTCACCAATCATTTGATTCATTTCCTGCTAACTACCGCATCTGCTTTGAGTATGTCAAACTTTTATCAAAGGCAATGCTGATTGTTCTTGGACTAG GGTCTACGCAGATAAGAAAGAtaagggaaaagaaagaaaagcacAAATGGTCAGTTCAGATCATGAATGAACTGCTAACACGTACTTCCATGTATTTGTATGAGTACGAAGACAGCGGTATGAATCCGGCGCCCCGCAAAGACAAGGAAGAGACACAGCCTTATGAAATTGTCGATGGCGGTGACGTCATCATGGGACGTGAAAGCATTATTGAACTTCCAAAAGATGATGATAAAAAGGAGATTGGAGAAG GAGAAGCGACAGAGAAGAAGACTGTTAAGTTATTGGCAAAGAAGGAGACACCGATATTGATTGCAGCGAAAAGTGGTGTGACTGAAATGGTGGAGAAGATCCTGGAACTTTTTCCGGTGGCCATCCACGACACGAACACAGAGAAAAAGAATGTGGTGCTGTTGGCGGTGGAGAACAGGCAGCCCCATGTGTACCAGCTCTTGCTAAAGAGGAATGTTTTGAAAGACAGTGTGTTCGGTAAAGTGGATGACCAAGGAAACAGTGCTTTGCATCTCGCAGCAAAGCTAGAGGAGCATAAGCCTTGGCTCATTCCTGGAGCTGCGCTGCAAATGCAATGGGAAATCAAATG CATTATGCAGTACGTGAAAAACTCCATGCCACTGCACTTCTTTGCCCGCCACAATAGAATAGGCCAGACGGCAAGGGACCTCTTCACCGAATCCCACAAAAATATCGTGAAAGACGGAGGGCAGTGGCTCACCAACACTTCCGAGTCCTGCTCCGTCGTCGCCGCCCTCATTGCCACCGTGGCCTTCGCTACCGCAACCACCGTCCCCGGCGGCATCAAAGAGGACAGCGGCAAACCGACCCTCGAAAACCAGCCAGCTTTCGACGTGTTCGCCATTGCATCACTGGTGGCCCTCTGCTTCTCCGTCACGGCCATGGTGATGTTCCTGTCCATTCTGACGTCACGGTATCAAGAGAAGGACTTCGGCAAAGGCCTGCCCAGGAAGCTCCTGGTAGGGCTGACGTCGCTGTTCGTGTCCATAGCTTCCATGCTGGTTTCTTTCTGCGCGGGGCATTTCTTCGTGCTTAAAGATAAGCTGAAATACGCTGTGTTTCCGGTTTATGCCCTCACCTGCTTGCCTGTGACGTTTTTTGCGATGGTGCAGTTTCCGCTCTACGTTGATCTCATTTGGGCTACCTTTAAGAAGGTACCGCGGAGGAGTTACAAGGTTGCTTCGCTTTAG
- the LOC117638847 gene encoding uncharacterized protein LOC117638847 isoform X2, producing MASSVTDDMIESMETEKIKKYLFQIAMKSQWKEVVRTYRLNREAHKAKITRTGDTALHIAVSDRQEDHVEELVKLISPDKLERQNERGNTPLHFAASMGNLRMCACIAERHPLLVGAPNDDNETPLFLAALHGKKNAFLCLHYIYIKSPDREQKRFNYCRRKDGDTILHCAISGDYFDLAFQIIKLYGDLANSVNEQGFSPLHLLAAKPSAFKSGSHLSPTDRIIYHCIYVDELRMERPDSYNQGIIKTFKEEKDPNYPENYQTCINFIRLFWNLIRFVSSSCQKADPETPVEPKSHQSFDSFPANYRICFEYVKLLSKAMLIVLGLGSTQIRKIREKKEKHKWSVQIMNELLTRTSMYLYEYEDSGMNPAPRKDKEETQPYEIVDGGDVIMGRESIIELPKDDDKKEIGEGSSGEATEKKTVKLLAKKETPILIAAKSGVTEMVEKILELFPVAIHDTNTEKKNVVLLAVENRQPHVYQLLLKRNVLKDSVFGKVDDQGNSALHLAAKLEEHKPWLIPGAALQMQWEIKWYEYVKNSMPLHFFARHNRIGQTARDLFTESHKNIVKDGGQWLTNTSESCSVVAALIATVAFATATTVPGGIKEDSGKPTLENQPAFDVFAIASLVALCFSVTAMVMFLSILTSRYQEKDFGKGLPRKLLVGLTSLFVSIASMLVSFCAGHFFVLKDKLKYAVFPVYALTCLPVTFFAMVQFPLYVDLIWATFKKVPRRSYKVASL from the exons ATGGCTTCTTCTGTCACGGATGACATGATCGAGAGTATGGAGACCGAGAAGATCAAGAAATACTTGTTCCAAATAGCCATGAAAAGCCAATGGAAAGAAGTTGTGAGAACCTATAGGCTGAACCGGGAGGCTCACAAGGCGAAGATCACCAGGACAGGTGACACAGCATTGCACATAGCAGTGTCCGACCGGCAAGAAGATCATGTTGAAGAACTGGTAAAACTAATTTCCCCTGATAAGCTCGAAAGGCAAAACGAGCGAGGGAACACCCCTCTCCATTTTGCAGCATCAATGGGGAATTTGAGGATGTGTGCATGCATTGCCGAACGCCATCCGTTGCTGGTTGGTGCTCCTAATGACGACAACGAGACTCCTCTCTTCTTGGCCGCTCTCCATGGTAAAAAAAATGCCTTCTTATGCCTCCACTACATCTACATCAAGAGCCCAGATCGTGAGCAGAAACGCTTCAACTATTGTAGGAGGAAGGACGGCGACACTATCTTGCATTGTGCAATTTCTGGGGACTACTTTG ATCTGGCATTTCAGATAATTAAACTTTATGGAGATCTTGCTAATAGTGTGAATGAGCAAGGGTTTTCCCCTCTCCATCTTCTGGCCGCTAAGCCTTCTGCCTTCAAAAGTGGCAGCCACCTTAGCCCAACCGACAGAATCATATACCACT GTATATATGTGGATGAGCTCAGGATGGAGCGACCGGATAGCTATAATCAGGGGATAATTAAGACGTTCAAAGAGGAAAAGGATCCAAACTATCCAGAAAACTACCAGACATGCATCAACTTCATTAGGTTGTTCTGGAATTTGATTCGCTTTG TTAGCTCGAGCTGTCAGAAAGCAGATCCTGAGACGCCTGTTGAACCCAAGA GTCACCAATCATTTGATTCATTTCCTGCTAACTACCGCATCTGCTTTGAGTATGTCAAACTTTTATCAAAGGCAATGCTGATTGTTCTTGGACTAG GGTCTACGCAGATAAGAAAGAtaagggaaaagaaagaaaagcacAAATGGTCAGTTCAGATCATGAATGAACTGCTAACACGTACTTCCATGTATTTGTATGAGTACGAAGACAGCGGTATGAATCCGGCGCCCCGCAAAGACAAGGAAGAGACACAGCCTTATGAAATTGTCGATGGCGGTGACGTCATCATGGGACGTGAAAGCATTATTGAACTTCCAAAAGATGATGATAAAAAGGAGATTGGAGAAG GGTCATCAGGAGAAGCGACAGAGAAGAAGACTGTTAAGTTATTGGCAAAGAAGGAGACACCGATATTGATTGCAGCGAAAAGTGGTGTGACTGAAATGGTGGAGAAGATCCTGGAACTTTTTCCGGTGGCCATCCACGACACGAACACAGAGAAAAAGAATGTGGTGCTGTTGGCGGTGGAGAACAGGCAGCCCCATGTGTACCAGCTCTTGCTAAAGAGGAATGTTTTGAAAGACAGTGTGTTCGGTAAAGTGGATGACCAAGGAAACAGTGCTTTGCATCTCGCAGCAAAGCTAGAGGAGCATAAGCCTTGGCTCATTCCTGGAGCTGCGCTGCAAATGCAATGGGAAATCAAATGGTATGag TACGTGAAAAACTCCATGCCACTGCACTTCTTTGCCCGCCACAATAGAATAGGCCAGACGGCAAGGGACCTCTTCACCGAATCCCACAAAAATATCGTGAAAGACGGAGGGCAGTGGCTCACCAACACTTCCGAGTCCTGCTCCGTCGTCGCCGCCCTCATTGCCACCGTGGCCTTCGCTACCGCAACCACCGTCCCCGGCGGCATCAAAGAGGACAGCGGCAAACCGACCCTCGAAAACCAGCCAGCTTTCGACGTGTTCGCCATTGCATCACTGGTGGCCCTCTGCTTCTCCGTCACGGCCATGGTGATGTTCCTGTCCATTCTGACGTCACGGTATCAAGAGAAGGACTTCGGCAAAGGCCTGCCCAGGAAGCTCCTGGTAGGGCTGACGTCGCTGTTCGTGTCCATAGCTTCCATGCTGGTTTCTTTCTGCGCGGGGCATTTCTTCGTGCTTAAAGATAAGCTGAAATACGCTGTGTTTCCGGTTTATGCCCTCACCTGCTTGCCTGTGACGTTTTTTGCGATGGTGCAGTTTCCGCTCTACGTTGATCTCATTTGGGCTACCTTTAAGAAGGTACCGCGGAGGAGTTACAAGGTTGCTTCGCTTTAG